From Terriglobales bacterium, the proteins below share one genomic window:
- a CDS encoding ABC transporter permease: VVTFVNGINGYVAEKVFNLGADVFIVSKQKNVITNFEDYMTGQKRKNFQLDDYQAVRDECTECKVVGASLYKFNGVVKFSQASSSDTQVRGWTPSMGRIYDLDVVNGRNISDADEHSNRQVVVIGNDILENLVGATDPIGKEIRVDGDSYTIIGVGKKEGKTLGQSRDNWVMLPLTTFISKYGSHDNSNSIKIWGKGYGVGVPMTNAMDQVRVILRTRRHDAPGAADSFEIDTNQTFISLWASISQNFFLVTVAIASISLLVGGIVIMNIMLVSVTERTREIGIRKALGAKRRDVLSQFLIESGTMALVGGIIGTLGGIFIAKVVTLLIGMPSAIALWAVIAALLVSASVGIFFGVYPARKAAKLDPIVALRAEL; the protein is encoded by the coding sequence GTGGTCACGTTCGTGAATGGCATCAATGGCTATGTGGCGGAGAAGGTCTTCAATCTGGGCGCCGACGTCTTCATCGTGAGCAAGCAGAAAAACGTCATCACCAACTTTGAAGATTACATGACGGGCCAAAAGCGCAAGAACTTTCAGCTCGATGACTATCAGGCTGTGCGCGACGAATGTACGGAATGCAAGGTAGTCGGCGCGTCGCTTTACAAGTTCAACGGTGTGGTGAAGTTTTCGCAGGCATCGAGTTCCGACACGCAGGTGCGCGGATGGACGCCGTCGATGGGCCGCATCTACGATCTGGACGTTGTGAACGGCCGCAACATCAGCGATGCCGATGAGCACTCGAATCGTCAGGTAGTCGTAATCGGAAATGACATTCTCGAGAACCTGGTTGGCGCCACGGATCCGATCGGCAAAGAGATTCGTGTTGACGGCGACTCGTATACGATCATCGGCGTAGGAAAAAAAGAAGGCAAGACTCTGGGCCAGAGCCGCGACAACTGGGTCATGTTGCCGCTCACGACCTTCATCTCTAAATACGGTTCGCACGACAACAGCAACAGCATCAAGATCTGGGGCAAAGGCTATGGCGTCGGCGTGCCCATGACCAATGCCATGGACCAGGTGCGCGTAATTCTGCGCACGAGGCGCCATGATGCTCCCGGTGCCGCGGACAGCTTCGAGATCGATACCAACCAGACGTTCATCAGCTTGTGGGCGAGCATCAGCCAGAATTTCTTCTTAGTGACGGTGGCGATTGCGTCGATCTCACTCCTCGTCGGCGGCATTGTGATCATGAACATCATGCTGGTTTCGGTCACGGAACGAACGCGCGAGATCGGCATTCGCAAGGCGCTCGGAGCCAAGCGGCGCGACGTGCTCAGTCAGTTCCTGATCGAGTCCGGCACGATGGCTCTGGTGGGCGGAATTATCGGGACACTAGGCGGCATTTTCATCGCGAAGGTGGTTACGCTTTTGATTGGTATGCCGTCGGCGATTGCGTTGTGGGCGGTGATTGCCGCGTTGCTGGTATCAGCCAGTGTGGGGATTTTCTTCGGCGTGTATCCCGCTAGAAAGGCTGCGAAGCTCGACCCGATCGTAGCTCTGAGGGCGGAGTTGTAG